The genomic DNA GTGTGCCAAGAGAAGTTTCTTGATGGTTTTGTTGTCTTAACCGTCTGTTATTAAACATATATTAGGTTTAGCTGTATCGTTTGCGCGTGTCTGGCGAATGATCGTCAAAGGATGAAAATCTATTTTTTGTGGAAAACTGGAGCGGTGATGTGTATGATGCCCCATCAGGATTGGATTTTTACGGGGGAGGCATCGTGCCGGAAAAAATACTCGTCGTTGATGACGACCGCGCCTTTCAGGGCATGCTGGTTGAAGCGCTTTTGGACTCGGGCTATGAAGTCGGTACTGCCTCCTCTGCTGAAGAGGGGATAAAAAAGGCCGGGTCCGGGAAGTTCGACCTTATCCTGCATGACATCAAGCTGCCCGGTATGTCCGGCCTTGAGGCGTTGCCACATCTGGCCGAGGCCGCACCGGACGTGGATGTCATTGTCATGACCGGCTATGCGTCCAAGGATTCCGGCGTGCAGGCCATGCAGCGCGGAGCCTATGACTATTTTACCAAGCCGTTTTCCCTCGGCGAGATGGAAGTGGTGGTCCGGCGGGCGCTTGAGAAGCGGCGTCTCCAGACCGAATTGGCTGATCTCAAACGGCGCGGCAGTGAAAGTCCGCTGGGCAGGATCATCGGCCAGTCCGCGCCCATGATGGCCGTGAAGGAGCGCATCGCCCGTGTTGCCGAACTCAATGCCGACGTCCTTATCATGGGCGAAACCGGCACCGGCAAGGAGCTTGTCTCCGATACCATCCACGCCCTGAGTTCCCGGTCCGGCGGGCCGTTCGTCAAGGTCAACTGTGCCGCCATTCCGGAAAACCTTATCGAGAGCGAACTGTTCGGACACGAGAAGGGGGCGTTCACCGGGGCCGCATCCGCCAAGCAGGGCAAGTTCGAGCTGGCCAAGGGCGGTTCCATCCTGCTTGATGAAATCGGCGACATGCCGCTCAATCTCCAGCCCAAGCTGCTCCGCGCCGTGGAACAGAAGCAGGCCGAGCGTCTCGGCGGGGTCAAGCCCGTGGAATACGACGTACGCATCATCGCGGCCACCAATCAGGAGCTTGAACAGCGTGTGGAAGCGGGCGAGTTCCGCAGTGATCTTTACTACCGTCTCAACGTTGCGACCCTGATCCTGCCCCCCCTGCGTGACCGCAAAAGCGACCTGCCCCAGCTCTCGGAGTTCTTTCTGGACCGCGCCAACCGGCGTCTGGGCACGGACATCAGCGCCATTTCCACCGAGGCCATGGAGATCTTCTTCAATTACGACTGGCCCGGTAACGTGCGTCAGTTTGCCAATGCCGTGGAGCGGGCAGCGATCTTCTGCCGTTCCTCGGTCATCACTCCCGCGGAAGTGGATCAGGCCTTTTCCAACAAGCAGCCCGCAGCGGAGAGCGACATGGCTGTCCTGCCCGGTGCGGGGTTGCCGCTCAAGGAAGCGCTCAAGGAATTCGAGAAGACCCTTATCATCAACGCGCTCCGTGAAGCTGGCGGCACCCAGACCGAAGCCGCCGACACGCTGGGAATCTCCGCCAAGAATCTCTGGAACAAGCTCCAGAAGCACGGTATCGACCCCGCTTCATTCAAGGGGTAACCGCTGTCAGCGCTCCCCGGACCGGGAGTCCCTGTTTCGTCACACGCTCTTTCCCTATATAGTACGGTAAGGCACGCCTGCCTGTTACTGTTTCCCCGTTTGCAGCGGATGTTCCCTCAAAAATGGAGTCGCTACGTAGGATTGTGTCCGATTCGGGCATAATCCCATGTATCCGCTTGGAATAGTGCAGACAAATTGAGTTATTCGCTGTCATTCGGCGTAGCGGCTGCCCTTCTTTTTGAGCTTCATGGACAGTAAAACGAGAGAGATTGGCATGCGATCTACTTTTTGTAGAGTTGGTTTAAATCGCTGATTTTATTGTGTATTGGTTGAGGTTAGTTGTTGCAGTTCTCAAGATGTTTGTCCATTAAAAATGGAATTCGTGTTCTTTTCTGAGGTCATTTTCGTTTGTGGTGGCAAAAAATATTTTTTTATTTCAAATGAAATCAGCATGTTCTCGTGTGGTGTCGAAGGTGCGGCATCGGCTGTGGCACACCGGTTGCTTTATCCGTGGCGTGGCTGATGCGGGGAAACCGAAAACCGCAAATTTTGAAAACAAAAAGTTTTTACACCAAACAAGGAGAACAACCATGACCAAGCTGATGAACCTTATCCGTAACGAAGAAGGCGCAACCGCTCTTGAATACGGCCTGATCGCAGCCCTGATCGCTGGCGTTATCGCCGGTGCCGTCACTCTGCTCGGTACTCAGGTCACTCAGGTCTTCACCGACCTTACCACCGACATGAGCATCTAGTTTTAGCAATCCGTTTAACGGAAGCAGCCAGAGCAGCCGAACCGGGGCTAGCGGGAATGCAGCCCGCAGGCCCCGGTTCTTCTTTCGAGGGGAAAACGAAAGACAGGCGGCAGGCACATCGGGGGGAACATGAATTTCACCATCACCATCATTCTTTCGGCGGCACTCATCGTCGCGGTCGTCACCGACCTGAAGAGTCAGCGCATCTACAACTGGCTGACTTTCCCGCTCATGCTTGCGGGAATCGTTTTTCACACCACCGTCGGCGGTCTGGACGGACTGCTCATGAGCGCGGCGGGCTTCGGCCTCGGTCTCGGCGTCATGGTTCTTCCGTTCCTTTTCGGAATGATGGGCGCGGGCGACGTCAAGCTCATGGCCGGTATCGGCGCATGGATCGGCGCATCCAATATCTTCACGGCATTCATTTTCACCTGTCTGGCCGGTGGCGTTTACGCCCTTGCCGTTCTTTTCCGCCATCGTGAAAAGGCCGGGGCCGTGCTGCTGAACATCCGGGCGAGCATCATGAATTTCATGGTCACCAGGAAGTTCGAGTATGCCCCGTCCGCAGAAGGCGCATTGCCGCGACTCTGTTACGGCGTCGCCATCGCCGTGGGAACAACGGCAGCGGTCGTCATGAATTTTGCCCGGACCGGTTCGGTCCTGGCGCAGTAGGCAGGGAGGAAGGCCATGAGCAAGTCATCAAGAGCCGTTATCCAGATTTCCATCGCCCTGGTTCTCGCACTGGGCGCGGGCGTTCTGATGTTCAAGTGGTCCAGCTCCGTGTCGAAGCAGAAGCCGGTGGCGCAGGTCGCTGCCACTACCCCTGTCGTGGTCGCCAAGGTCGATATCAATCGTGGGACCAAGCTGCTGCCCGACATGCTGGAGATTCGCGAATTTACCAAGGATTCTTGTCCGACCGGCGCATTTCCCGACATCAAGGCCGTTGAAGGCCGTGTCCTGAACGTCGCGTTGAGCCAGAACGAGGCCGTGACCGACAGGAAGCTCGCGGACAAGTCGCTTCTGGGCGGCGGCGTGAGCGCCCTGATCGAACCGGGCAAGCGCGCCATGTCGGTCAAGGGAAACGAGGTCATGGGACTGGCCGGTTTTGTCCGTCCCGGTGACCGCGTGGACGTGCTTGTGTCTATGACAGTGGGCAAGGATGAAGATCCGGTTGCCAAGCTCGTGCTCGAACGCGTCAAGGTCATCGCCACCGGTACGGAACTGGCCCCGAGCGGCGAAGGGCAGACAGCATCCGTGGACGTATACACGCTTGAGCTGACTCCCGAGGAAAGCGAACGCATGGCACTGGCCGCGACACAGGGCACGTTGCATTTCGCCCTGCGTAACGAGCTGGATTCCGAGACCGTGCTGACTACCGGGGCAACCGTCCGGTCCGCACTGGCATCCTACAAGCCGAAGCCCAAGCCTCGCAAGAAGCGCAGGGCTCCGGTGACCGTCGAGGTCATTACCGGCGGCAGCAGCAAGAAGATGCGGTTCTAGGGGGCTGTCATGTTTATATTCAGAAACATACTTTGGAAGATTCTCGTCGGTGCGGCGGTCATGGTGGCCGTCATCGGCGCAGCCTCCTACGCAATGGCAAAGGTCGACGTGCTCAATACCGAGGCTCCGGGCGTCATTCGCCTCGTGGCCGGAAAGTCCACCATTCTGAACGTGGACAAGCCCGTAAGCCGCGTGTCCCTGTCTTCGGAAGAGGCCGCGTCCATCATCATCCTTTCGCCCAAGCAGATTTACATCACCGCCAAGGAACTCGGCACGTCCACGCTGACCCTGTGGTCCGGCAAGGCCGTCTCCAACATTTACGATCTGGTCGTGACCCCCGACGTCACGCGCCTGAAGCGGATGATCCACGAGATATTCCCTCAGGAAACAGCCGTGCAGGTGCTCTCGTCCGGTGAATCCATCACCCTGTCCGGTTCGGTGAACAACACCGGCAACCTGACTTCCATCCTCGCGCTGGCAGAGGCCGAGGCCCCGGAAAAGGTGGTCAATCTCCTGCGGGTGGACGGCGTGCAGCAGGTCATGCTGGAAGTCCGCGTGGCCGAGATGAGCCGTACCGTCATAAAGCGGCTGGGCATCAACTTCATCTCCACGCTCAACAGCTTCACCTTCTACTCCTTCCTGAACAACCTGACGCAGTTCACCTCGGCCGGGGACGGAACGGTCCAGTTGAACAAGGTCAACGGAATCGTCAATTACACCAGCAAGAATTTCAACATTCGCGGTTACTTCGACGCGCTCAAGGCCAACGGCCTGATCCGCACGCTGGCAGAACCGACGCTGACATGCGTTTCCGGTGAATCCGCAGACTTCCTCGTGGGCGGTGAAATACCCATTCCCATTCCGCAGGCGCTCGGTAATGTGGCCATTGAGTTCAAGCCGTTCGGCATCGGCCTGTCGTTTACTCCGACAGTGATGTCCTCCGGGTTGATCAATCTACAGGTCGCTCCCGAAGTGTCGGAACTCGACTACACCAAGAAGGTGAACCTCAGCGGATTTGAAATCCCGGCCATCACCACGCGCCGCGCCGCCACGGTCATCGACCTTGCCGACGGGCAGAGCTTCGCCATTGCCGGACTCATCAGCGACCAGCTGCGCGAGAACAACAACCGGTTCCCCGGACTGGGCGATATCCCGATACTGGGCACCCTGTTCAGCAGCAAGGATTTCGAGAAGAGCAAGACCGAACTGGTGATCATCGTCACCGCACACCTTGCCAAGCCGTTGGACATGGAGAAGCAGACCCTGCCCACCGACGGTTTCAAGGAAGCGGATGACTTCGAGTTTTACATGCTGGGTCTTCTGGAAGGACGGAAGGACGAGCCCAAGGCGACTCCCGTGAACTCCGCCCCCGACGACACGCCGCAGCCCGGTACGGTCGTCAGGCCCGAATCCGGTTTCGACGGACAATTCGGCCATACGTGGCCCAAGTAGAAGGAGAGGAACATGCAGAATTTTTTCATCTACCTCGCCCTGATCGGCATCATGTTGCAGGCCGGATGCGGCTCCATGATCGAACACCGCGAAACCACGCCGCCTTTCGGCAGTTCCATGCGGCTGGCAGTGAGCCAGCAGGTCGCCGACCCCACGCCGCCCACGGATGCGCCCGTGGCCTACAAGGACGGACGATATGCGGCTGCCGTGGCTCGGAAGTACGAGGAAGGCCCCCGTACCAAGCCTGAAGACGGATCGTCCATTTCGGAACTTGTCATCGGCGCGAGGTAGGGGATGGTCATGCGGGAATTCCAACGCTACTGGCGTGAGCTTGTCGTGTTCATGCTCATGCTGTCCGTACTGCTCCTGAATCTCGTATTGTTTGACTCTTTCTAGCCGCAGGGAAAGGCGGCTGGAAGGAAGCGGGAAAGGGAACGGACAATTCGACAAGGGGAATAAGGGGGAACCATGAATAACAGGATAATACCGGTCACGCTGTCGCTCATCGACGACGGAGAGCGCAAGCGGCTGGCGCAGATTATCAGCGCCAACCCGATGTTGCGCCTGCTCGATGAGGATGCCGAGGAAATGGGCGTACTCATCTACGAGCCCGGTCCCAGTGTGGACGAGGACATGCCGCATATCATCCATGCCCTTGAGACGGGGCAGGCCGAGGATGTGTATCTGGCCGGTCCCCAGGCTGACCCGGAAGTGCTGATCCGCGGCATGCGTAGCGGTATCAGGGAGTTTCTCCAGTATCCGGTCAATGAGGATGATTTCCGGGCCGCCATCATGCGTACGGCCATGCGCGGCAGTCTTGAGGATAATGATGTGGAAAAGGGAAAGATCACCACGGTTCTCGGAGCCAAGCACGGGCTGGGCGCGACCACGGTTGCCGCAAGCCTCGCATGGTGCCTGAACGAATCCGATCCCGGTTCGACACTGCTGCTCGACCTGCGCCGTCCCGGCGGCGAGGTGCCGTATTTTCTGGACCTCAAGCACGACTATGACTGGAGCCATCTGGCGGACGACATTTCCCGGCTCGACGCCACATACCTCAAGAGCGTGGTGACCGAACATGAATC from uncultured Pseudodesulfovibrio sp. includes the following:
- a CDS encoding sigma-54 dependent transcriptional regulator: MPEKILVVDDDRAFQGMLVEALLDSGYEVGTASSAEEGIKKAGSGKFDLILHDIKLPGMSGLEALPHLAEAAPDVDVIVMTGYASKDSGVQAMQRGAYDYFTKPFSLGEMEVVVRRALEKRRLQTELADLKRRGSESPLGRIIGQSAPMMAVKERIARVAELNADVLIMGETGTGKELVSDTIHALSSRSGGPFVKVNCAAIPENLIESELFGHEKGAFTGAASAKQGKFELAKGGSILLDEIGDMPLNLQPKLLRAVEQKQAERLGGVKPVEYDVRIIAATNQELEQRVEAGEFRSDLYYRLNVATLILPPLRDRKSDLPQLSEFFLDRANRRLGTDISAISTEAMEIFFNYDWPGNVRQFANAVERAAIFCRSSVITPAEVDQAFSNKQPAAESDMAVLPGAGLPLKEALKEFEKTLIINALREAGGTQTEAADTLGISAKNLWNKLQKHGIDPASFKG
- a CDS encoding Flp family type IVb pilin — protein: MTKLMNLIRNEEGATALEYGLIAALIAGVIAGAVTLLGTQVTQVFTDLTTDMSI
- a CDS encoding A24 family peptidase gives rise to the protein MNFTITIILSAALIVAVVTDLKSQRIYNWLTFPLMLAGIVFHTTVGGLDGLLMSAAGFGLGLGVMVLPFLFGMMGAGDVKLMAGIGAWIGASNIFTAFIFTCLAGGVYALAVLFRHREKAGAVLLNIRASIMNFMVTRKFEYAPSAEGALPRLCYGVAIAVGTTAAVVMNFARTGSVLAQ
- the cpaB gene encoding Flp pilus assembly protein CpaB; this encodes MSKSSRAVIQISIALVLALGAGVLMFKWSSSVSKQKPVAQVAATTPVVVAKVDINRGTKLLPDMLEIREFTKDSCPTGAFPDIKAVEGRVLNVALSQNEAVTDRKLADKSLLGGGVSALIEPGKRAMSVKGNEVMGLAGFVRPGDRVDVLVSMTVGKDEDPVAKLVLERVKVIATGTELAPSGEGQTASVDVYTLELTPEESERMALAATQGTLHFALRNELDSETVLTTGATVRSALASYKPKPKPRKKRRAPVTVEVITGGSSKKMRF
- a CDS encoding type II and III secretion system protein family protein — its product is MFIFRNILWKILVGAAVMVAVIGAASYAMAKVDVLNTEAPGVIRLVAGKSTILNVDKPVSRVSLSSEEAASIIILSPKQIYITAKELGTSTLTLWSGKAVSNIYDLVVTPDVTRLKRMIHEIFPQETAVQVLSSGESITLSGSVNNTGNLTSILALAEAEAPEKVVNLLRVDGVQQVMLEVRVAEMSRTVIKRLGINFISTLNSFTFYSFLNNLTQFTSAGDGTVQLNKVNGIVNYTSKNFNIRGYFDALKANGLIRTLAEPTLTCVSGESADFLVGGEIPIPIPQALGNVAIEFKPFGIGLSFTPTVMSSGLINLQVAPEVSELDYTKKVNLSGFEIPAITTRRAATVIDLADGQSFAIAGLISDQLRENNNRFPGLGDIPILGTLFSSKDFEKSKTELVIIVTAHLAKPLDMEKQTLPTDGFKEADDFEFYMLGLLEGRKDEPKATPVNSAPDDTPQPGTVVRPESGFDGQFGHTWPK
- a CDS encoding histidine kinase, yielding MNNRIIPVTLSLIDDGERKRLAQIISANPMLRLLDEDAEEMGVLIYEPGPSVDEDMPHIIHALETGQAEDVYLAGPQADPEVLIRGMRSGIREFLQYPVNEDDFRAAIMRTAMRGSLEDNDVEKGKITTVLGAKHGLGATTVAASLAWCLNESDPGSTLLLDLRRPGGEVPYFLDLKHDYDWSHLADDISRLDATYLKSVVTEHESGLHVLPGPAVHEAPDPQVLYLILEQLRHVYAHVIVDTAYPDDQILPREIEQADIVFVVTQMTLPCLARTSRLLDSIRSQDPDADRRMKLLANRVTKDNAISVDEAADVLGKDIALPVPEDFAASLSAINQGVPIVASHPKSPASKALRRLAKGVGGKKKAAKKRFSLPFAGLFGRKKKGKSENDNLAGAVL